In a single window of the Anaerocolumna cellulosilytica genome:
- a CDS encoding ABC transporter ATP-binding protein yields the protein MDKNFILFIKQYAMKKTLIPLYFIITLFIIFDAGISLIRPKLQGQIVDELSVPDKSTFTYFLIRLVLFLIMLLANYIITYLQRYMASLASEEVAADVRQSIHDKLGIVSPSFFKKMKISDILLKTDKDISIIKQCGITSIITLVSNVVTLIIIIPYMFLIHMKIALAVVLLTSSIPFISRIVGKKIKKTSEKVLQGYNDMTNVLNNSYNNWFMVRLFQCYEYVHLRYYDENQKYKKCTNHQNFIYFLNTIITLVVQFIGTVIIWLVGAKEVFENRMTIGTIMILMNYQAIIMNPIINIASFSNEYHTSIVALNDVFTVLSYPNLSNHKLLLQGEVSTIELKNVNFGFDNVEHNILNNINGYFETGKIYGISGKSGQGKSTLFKLLAGILEPKDGSILINGISLCEYNLESYWNRLGYVMQKSMFFEDTIIQNMNLTNKATFEQIQAICEDLDIYDDVNSLEDRWNTILKVEPPNFSEGQMRRIDIARNILKFPQILVFDEAVSNIDGIRREKFYKLLKKISKDRIIIMSTHNQSELEQANVIYELTDKEMVLVK from the coding sequence TTGGACAAGAATTTTATCCTATTTATAAAACAATATGCGATGAAAAAGACCCTGATACCATTGTATTTTATTATAACGTTATTCATTATTTTTGATGCGGGTATTTCATTGATAAGGCCAAAACTGCAGGGGCAGATTGTGGATGAATTAAGTGTACCGGACAAATCAACATTTACATATTTTTTAATTAGATTGGTGCTTTTTCTGATTATGCTTTTGGCCAATTATATTATTACATATTTACAAAGATATATGGCTTCTTTAGCCTCAGAAGAAGTAGCTGCTGATGTTCGGCAAAGTATACATGATAAATTAGGTATAGTATCTCCATCATTCTTTAAGAAGATGAAAATAAGTGATATTTTGTTAAAAACGGATAAAGATATTTCAATAATTAAGCAGTGTGGAATTACTAGTATAATTACTCTGGTGTCAAATGTCGTAACTTTAATTATTATAATACCATATATGTTTTTAATACATATGAAAATTGCTTTAGCTGTTGTATTGCTGACGAGTAGTATACCCTTTATAAGCAGAATAGTAGGAAAAAAAATTAAAAAAACTAGTGAAAAAGTTCTTCAGGGATATAATGATATGACAAATGTATTAAATAACAGCTATAATAACTGGTTTATGGTTCGATTATTTCAATGTTATGAGTATGTACATTTAAGATACTATGATGAAAATCAAAAATATAAAAAATGCACTAATCATCAAAATTTTATATATTTTTTGAATACAATTATAACACTGGTTGTACAATTTATAGGGACGGTGATTATATGGCTTGTTGGAGCAAAAGAAGTATTCGAGAATAGAATGACGATTGGTACAATTATGATACTAATGAACTACCAAGCAATTATTATGAATCCTATAATTAATATTGCATCTTTTTCTAACGAGTACCACACTTCTATAGTTGCTCTGAATGATGTATTTACAGTCTTAAGCTATCCGAATCTCTCGAATCATAAATTATTATTACAAGGAGAAGTCAGTACCATTGAGTTAAAAAATGTTAATTTTGGATTTGATAATGTAGAGCACAATATTTTAAATAATATTAACGGGTATTTCGAGACAGGTAAAATTTATGGTATATCAGGAAAAAGTGGACAAGGTAAAAGTACTCTGTTTAAGCTGTTAGCTGGAATTCTGGAGCCTAAAGATGGTAGTATATTAATTAATGGGATTAGTTTATGTGAATATAATTTAGAAAGTTATTGGAATAGACTGGGATATGTAATGCAAAAATCTATGTTTTTTGAGGACACCATTATACAGAATATGAACTTAACCAATAAGGCAACCTTTGAGCAAATACAGGCCATATGTGAAGACTTAGATATTTATGATGATGTGAACTCTTTAGAAGATAGGTGGAATACAATATTAAAAGTTGAACCACCTAATTTTTCAGAAGGACAGATGCGTAGAATAGATATTGCCAGAAACATACTAAAGTTTCCTCAGATATTAGTGTTCGATGAGGCAGTTTCAAATATTG
- a CDS encoding radical SAM/SPASM domain-containing protein: MYTIYLTTKCNFICSYCYENYNHHIELNENRLIDIIRFIFKYDKSQKILIDFMGGEPLLKKELIFMALDYIAKNYPEREVKYYMTTNCSLLDSSLIELTKNNNFTLRLSFDGCKEAHELNRVTANGECSYDKIFENIIKVRDSGTPYSVRMTIAENTIPFLYENVVFLHENGLDYICMIPDVYMEFSKKSLEVFKSQVESVAHYYIHEYNNGRKFSIDQFDGKFFSLLCDYGNCFSMCDAGIGSIKIMPDGSIYPCGFLTDNTQYIIGTIDEAVDVNRAKKIAVSLYNKQDNKCAECKIKDFCHGMKCGYMNYIRTGSINIPADSTCEYEHVFYPVVKKILNHFSSQNGEKLYQALGKHYEYINISHLKLSSLGSEIKTAINRQGA, translated from the coding sequence ATGTACACCATATATTTAACAACAAAATGTAATTTTATATGTTCTTATTGCTATGAAAATTATAACCATCATATTGAACTAAATGAAAATAGGTTAATTGATATTATAAGATTTATTTTTAAATATGATAAATCCCAAAAAATATTAATTGATTTTATGGGTGGTGAACCATTATTGAAAAAAGAACTTATTTTTATGGCTTTGGACTACATTGCTAAAAATTATCCAGAAAGAGAAGTTAAGTATTATATGACCACCAATTGCTCTTTATTGGATTCTTCACTGATTGAATTAACAAAAAATAATAATTTTACCCTTAGACTTAGCTTTGATGGATGCAAAGAAGCACATGAATTAAATCGTGTAACGGCTAATGGAGAATGCAGTTATGACAAAATATTTGAAAATATTATTAAAGTACGGGATAGTGGGACACCGTATTCTGTCCGAATGACAATAGCGGAGAATACTATACCATTTTTATATGAAAATGTAGTTTTTTTACATGAAAATGGGCTGGATTATATATGTATGATACCGGATGTCTATATGGAGTTTTCGAAGAAATCATTAGAAGTATTTAAATCCCAGGTAGAGTCAGTCGCTCATTATTATATTCATGAATATAATAATGGAAGGAAATTTTCAATCGATCAATTTGATGGTAAATTCTTTAGTTTGTTATGTGATTATGGTAACTGTTTCTCTATGTGTGATGCAGGAATAGGGTCTATTAAGATTATGCCGGATGGTTCTATATATCCTTGTGGATTTTTAACTGATAATACACAGTATATAATTGGAACGATTGACGAAGCGGTGGATGTGAATCGTGCGAAAAAAATTGCTGTTTCACTATACAATAAGCAAGACAATAAATGTGCGGAATGCAAAATTAAAGATTTTTGTCATGGAATGAAATGTGGCTATATGAATTATATTAGAACGGGAAGTATTAATATTCCTGCTGATTCAACCTGTGAATATGAACATGTATTTTATCCTGTAGTTAAAAAAATATTAAACCATTTTAGTTCACAGAACGGTGAAAAACTATATCAAGCACTTGGTAAGCACTACGAATACATAAATATTTCTCATCTTAAATTGAGTAGTCTGGGTAGTGAGATTAAAACAGCGATTAATAGACAAGGAGCTTAG